In one window of Onychomys torridus chromosome 7, mOncTor1.1, whole genome shotgun sequence DNA:
- the Arpp21 gene encoding cAMP-regulated phosphoprotein 21 isoform X10, giving the protein MSEQGELNPAIVEEGRTEPESAPENGILKSESLDEEEKLELQRRLAAQNQERRKSKSGAGKGKLTRSLAVCEESSARPGGDSHQDQTL; this is encoded by the exons ATGTCTGAGCAAGGAGAACTGAACCCAGCCATAGTGGAGGAAGGACGGACTGAGCCAGAGTCTGCCCCAGAAAATGGCATCCTCAAATCAGAAAGTCTGGATGAAGAGGAGAAGCTGGAACTCCAG CGACGACTGGCGGctcagaaccaagagagaagaaagtccaAG TCAGGAGCAGGCAAAGGGAAGCTGACCCGAAGCCTGGCTGTCTGCGAAGAGTCTTCAGCTAGACCTGGAGGGGACAGTCATCAAGACCAG aCTCTCTGA